A DNA window from Mycolicibacter terrae contains the following coding sequences:
- a CDS encoding acyl-CoA dehydrogenase family protein: MDFSRPVLTDDDQEFLDEVRAFLATHVTEDVKRRDRETGDNFDEGVHLALGAAGYLEKEWKTEADGGFSRVRRRIWELEKRRAHVPWVTWGTTAMVARSVVSFGTPELCEEVLPGVFSGHIRLCLGYTEPEGGSDIATCKTRAVRDGDSWVINGSKMFTTGAHNCQYVFLITNTDPAARKHKSLTMFLVPLNSPGIEIQGLRTVDGDRTNIVYYSDVRVDDKYRLGEVNGGWTVLREPLNVEHGAVDAAVDGLADVSIMMHQANFMAEAVDKAGAVVGSTGSIEDRSVAYRLGKAAARVEASLSAPSIFGRVALAQTMRDVSPDLMDLLGSASALPIGTDGAIDDGASDYVYRFAPLVGIYGGTLEVFRNMIAQYVLGLGKPNYSPPLVK; the protein is encoded by the coding sequence ATGGACTTCTCACGACCCGTACTGACCGACGACGACCAGGAATTCCTGGATGAGGTGCGCGCCTTCCTGGCCACCCACGTGACCGAGGACGTCAAACGCCGGGACCGCGAGACCGGGGACAACTTCGACGAGGGTGTGCACCTGGCGCTGGGCGCCGCGGGGTACCTGGAAAAGGAATGGAAGACCGAGGCCGACGGCGGTTTCTCTCGGGTTCGCCGGCGCATCTGGGAGCTGGAGAAGCGGCGCGCCCACGTGCCGTGGGTCACCTGGGGGACCACGGCCATGGTGGCGCGCTCGGTGGTGTCGTTCGGCACGCCGGAACTGTGCGAGGAGGTTCTTCCGGGTGTCTTCAGCGGACATATCCGGCTCTGCTTGGGCTACACCGAACCCGAAGGCGGCTCGGATATCGCGACCTGCAAGACCCGCGCGGTGCGGGATGGCGACAGCTGGGTGATCAACGGATCCAAGATGTTCACCACCGGCGCGCACAACTGCCAGTACGTCTTCTTGATCACCAACACCGACCCGGCGGCACGAAAGCACAAGAGCCTCACCATGTTCCTGGTGCCGCTGAACTCTCCGGGCATCGAGATCCAGGGACTGCGCACCGTCGACGGTGACCGCACCAACATCGTCTACTACAGCGATGTCCGCGTCGACGACAAATACCGGCTGGGGGAGGTCAACGGCGGCTGGACGGTGCTGCGCGAGCCGCTCAACGTCGAGCACGGCGCGGTGGACGCGGCTGTGGATGGGCTGGCAGACGTTTCGATCATGATGCATCAGGCCAATTTCATGGCCGAGGCCGTCGACAAGGCGGGTGCCGTAGTCGGGAGTACCGGCAGTATCGAGGATCGTTCAGTGGCGTATCGGCTGGGTAAGGCAGCCGCCCGGGTGGAGGCGTCACTGTCGGCCCCGTCGATCTTCGGCCGGGTCGCGCTCGCGCAGACGATGCGCGACGTGTCACCGGATCTGATGGACCTGCTGGGTAGCGCATCGGCGCTGCCGATCGGCACCGACGGCGCCATCGACGACGGTGCGTCGGACTACGTCTACCGGTTCGCTCCGCTGGTCGGCATCTACGGCGGCACCCTGGAGGTGTTCCGCAACATGATCGCCCAGTACGTGCTCGGGCTGGGCAAGCCGAATTATTCGCCGCCACTGGTCAAGTGA
- a CDS encoding carboxymuconolactone decarboxylase family protein: MTDWRAEGLRVFREMLPGVLPDGDVDFHHGFAPELMDIGVEGVFGRLWSREGLARRDRSLLTLGMLIALAAEEELESHFRIAERNGLSRDELAEVCCHATGYVGFPAANAAKKAAVRAFAWPADNGDTAVT; this comes from the coding sequence ATGACGGACTGGCGTGCCGAAGGTCTTCGAGTTTTCCGGGAGATGCTGCCGGGGGTGCTGCCCGACGGCGACGTCGACTTCCACCACGGATTCGCGCCGGAACTGATGGATATCGGCGTCGAAGGTGTCTTCGGCCGGCTGTGGTCACGTGAAGGGCTCGCCCGCCGAGACCGCAGCCTGCTCACACTGGGCATGCTGATAGCGCTGGCCGCCGAGGAGGAGCTCGAGTCGCACTTCCGGATCGCCGAGCGCAACGGACTGAGCCGTGACGAATTGGCCGAAGTGTGCTGCCACGCCACCGGTTACGTCGGCTTCCCAGCTGCCAACGCAGCGAAGAAGGCGGCCGTACGGGCCTTCGCCTGGCCGGCCGACAACGGCGACACCGCCGTCACTTGA
- a CDS encoding AraC family transcriptional regulator, which translates to MTVSARSAIDFAEPANIDLRRGGRARAGSYLYEGRHLITGWHSHDMHQIEYAVGGVVEVETAAAHYLLPPQQAAWIPAGLEHQAVMRPEVRTVAVMFDPELVAHAGDRARILTVSPLIREMMLHSLRWPIERPDGDTVSDDFFRTLGHLVSAALDHEAPLSLPVSDHPIVGPAMVYTKARLASATAAEVSRAVAVSERTLRRQFEAVTGMSWRTYLLHARMLQAMALLAAPDQGVQQTATAVGFDSLSAFTRAFTRFAGEAPSRYHRRITAV; encoded by the coding sequence GTGACCGTCTCCGCGCGTTCGGCCATAGACTTTGCAGAACCGGCCAACATCGATCTGCGTCGGGGCGGCCGTGCCCGGGCCGGCAGCTACCTCTACGAAGGCCGGCATCTGATCACCGGGTGGCACTCCCACGACATGCACCAGATCGAGTACGCCGTCGGCGGCGTGGTGGAAGTCGAAACCGCCGCGGCGCACTACCTGCTGCCCCCGCAGCAGGCGGCCTGGATTCCGGCCGGGCTGGAGCATCAGGCCGTCATGCGCCCGGAGGTGCGCACCGTGGCGGTGATGTTCGACCCGGAACTGGTGGCGCATGCCGGTGATCGCGCCCGCATTCTGACCGTCTCGCCGCTGATCCGGGAGATGATGCTGCATTCGCTGCGCTGGCCGATCGAGCGACCCGATGGCGACACGGTCTCCGACGACTTCTTCCGCACGCTGGGTCATCTGGTCTCCGCAGCACTCGACCACGAGGCCCCGCTGAGCCTACCGGTCTCCGATCACCCGATCGTGGGCCCGGCGATGGTCTACACCAAGGCGCGTCTCGCCTCGGCGACCGCGGCCGAGGTGAGCCGCGCTGTCGCGGTCTCCGAGCGCACGCTGCGCCGGCAATTCGAAGCGGTGACCGGGATGTCGTGGCGGACGTATCTGCTGCACGCCCGGATGCTGCAGGCGATGGCGCTGTTGGCGGCGCCCGATCAGGGGGTGCAGCAGACGGCTACGGCCGTCGGATTCGACAGCCTGTCCGCGTTCACTCGGGCGTTCACCAGGTTCGCCGGCGAAGCGCCGTCGCGCTACCACCGCCGGATCACGGCGGTTTAG